Proteins from a single region of Halichoerus grypus chromosome 13, mHalGry1.hap1.1, whole genome shotgun sequence:
- the LPIN2 gene encoding phosphatidate phosphatase LPIN2 isoform X3: protein MNYVGQLAGQVIVTVKELYKGINQATLSGCIDVIVVRQQDGTYQCSPFHVRFGKLGVLRSKEKVIDIEINGDAVDLHMKLGDNGEAFFVEETEEEYEKLPAYLATSPIPTEDQFFKDTDAPLVKSGGNERPSQSSDVSHILETETIFTSSSVKKKKRRRKKCKQDSKKEDQTASTAAEDTVDVEMSSDDDKGAQSARGSSNASLKEDDYKEPLLFHSGDHYPLSDGDWSPLDNPYSPAAVCPKSDSELEVKPAESLLRSESHMEWTWGGFPESTKVSKRERSDHHPRTATITPSENTHFRVIPSEDNLISEVEKDASMGETVCTIVKPKPRALCKQMSGATSAAELLEPPLEPPQISSMLDADHLPNPSLVEAPSESKPAAKVDSPSKKKGVHKRSQHQGPDDIYLDDLKALEPEVAALYFPKSESDPGSRQWPESDTLSGSQSPQSVGSAAADSGTECLSDSAMDLPDVTLSLCGGLSENGEISKEKFMEHIITYHEFAENPGLIDNPNLVIRIYNRYYNWALAAPMILSLQVFQKSLPKATVESWVKDKMPKKSGRWWFWRKRESMTKQLPEAKEGKSDVPPTSDLASSAKEPASGRPAEDDSSSDEGSQELEESIKVDPVPTEPPSHAGTTSYKKSLRLSSDQIAKLKLQDGPNDVVFSITTQYQGTCRCAGTIYLWNWNDKVIISDIDGTITKSDALGQILPQLGKDWTHQGIAKLYHSINENGYKFLYCSARAIGMADMTRGYLHWVNDKGTILPRGPLMLSPSSLFSAFHREVIEKKPEKFKIECLNDIKNLFAPSKQPFYAAFGNRPNDVYAYTQVGVPDCRIFTVNPKGELIQERTKGNKSSYHRLSELVEHVFPLLNKEQNSAFPCPEFSSFCYWRDPIPQVDLDDLA, encoded by the exons ATTGATATAGAAATCAATGGCGATGCAGTGGATCTTCACATGAAGTTGGGTGACAATGGGGAAGCTTTCTTTGTGGAGGAGACTGAAGAGGAATAT gaaaagctCCCTGCTTACCTTGCCACCTCACCAATTCCTACTGAAGATCAGTTCTTTAAAGATACTGATGCCCCTTTGGTGAAGTCTGGTGGAAATGAAAGACCATCTCAGAGTTCAGACGTCTCACACATCTTGGAAACAGAAACGATTTTCACTTCAagttctgtgaaaaagaaaaaacgaaggagaaagaaatgcaaacaggACAGTAAGAAGGAAGACCAGACTGCTTCCACTGCTGCAGAGGATACTGTGGATGTGGAAATGAGCTCTGATGACGACAAGGGGGCCCAGTCAGCAAG AGGATCTTCAAATGCTTCCTTAAAGGAAGATGATTATAAGGAACCTTTGCTCTTCCATTCTGGGGATCACTACCCCTTATCTGACGGAGACTGGTCCCCTTTAGACAA CCCCTATTCCCCAGCAGCAGTGTGTCCTAAGAGTGATTCAGAGCTGGAGGTGAAACCTGCCGAGAGCCTGCTCAGATCTGAGTCCCACATGGAGTGGACGTGGGGTGGGTTCCCAGAGTCCACCAAG gtCAGCAAAAGAGAGAGATCTGACCATCATCCTAGGACAGCTACAATTACACCATCAGAAAATACCCATTTTCGGGTAATTCCCAGTGAGGACAACCTCATAAGTGAAGTTGAAAAAGATGCTTCCATGGGAGAAACGGTCTGTACCATAGTGAAACCCAAACCTAGAGCCCTGTGTAAGCAGATGAGTGGTGCAACTTCTGCTGCAGAACTTCTCGaacctcccctggagcctcctcAGATTTCATCTATGTTAGATGCAGACCACCTTCCTAACCCGTCATTAGTGGAGGCCCCCTCAGAATCAAAACCTGCAGCGAAAGTAGACTCGCCATCAAAGAAGAAAG gGGTCCACAAGAGAAGCCAGCACCAGGGACCTGATGATATTTACCTGGATGACTTAAAGGCTCTAGAACCTGAAGTTGCAGCCCTCTATTTCCCTAAGAG TGAATCGGACCCTGGCTCCCGGCAGTGGCCTGAGTCTGACACGCTCTCTGGCTCCCAGTCCCCACAGTCCGTGGGAAGTGCAGCTGCAGATAGCGGCACCGAGTGCCTCTCAGATTCTGCCATGGACTTGCCCGATGTCACCCTCTCCCTTTGTGGGGGTCTCAGTGAGAACGGAGAAATTTCCAAAG AAAAATTCATGGAGCATATCATTACTTATCATGAATTTGCAGAAAACCCTGGGCTTATAGACAATCCTAACCTTGTAATACGGATATATAACCG TTACTATAACTGGGCTTTGGCTGCTCCCATGATCCTTAGCTTGCAAGTATTCCAGAAGAGTCTGCCAAAG GCCACAGTCGAGTCCTGGGTCAAAGATAAGATGCCAAAGAAGTCTGGTCGCTGGTGGTTTTGGCgtaagagagaaagcatgacGAAACAG CTGCCAGAGGCCAAGGAAGGGAAATCTGATGTGCCGCCGACCAGTGACCTGGCATCGAGTGCTAAGGAGCCAGCCAGTGGCAG GCCGGCTGAGGATGACTCATCGAGTGATGAGGGGTCACAGGAGCTTGAAGAGTCCATCAAAGTGGACCCTGTTCCCACAGAGCCCCCAAGCCATGCCGGCACAACCTCATATAAGAAGTCTCTTCGACTCTCTTCGGACCAGATT GCAAAACTGAAGCTCCAAGATGGCCCAAATGATGTTGTGTTTAGTATTACAACCCAGTATCAAGGTACCTGCCGCTGTGCAGGAACCATTTACCTGTGGAACTGGAATGACAAGGTCATCATTTCTGATATTGATGGAACGATAACCAA GTCTGATGCTTTAGGGCAGATTCTTCCACAGCTGGGTAAAGACTGGACTCATCAGGGTATAGCAAAGCTCTACCATTCCATCAACGA GAACGGCTACAAGTTTCTGTACTGCTCCGCTCGTGCCATCGGCATGGCTGACATGACCCGTGGCTACCTGCACTGGGTCAATGACAAGGGCACAATCTTACCTCGGGGCCCTCTGATGTTGTCCCCCAGCAGCTTGTTCTCTGCCTTCCACAG GGAAGTGATagaaaagaagccagagaagTTCAAAATTGAGTGTCTAAATGATATCAAGAATCTCTTTGCCCCATCTAAGCAGCCCTTCTATGCTGCCTTTGGAAACCGTCCGAAT GATGTCTATGCTTACACACAAGTGGGAGTTCCAGACTGCAGAATATTCACTGTGAACCCCAAGGGTGAATTAATACAAGAAAGGACCAAAGGAAACAAGTCCTC GTACCACAGACTGAGCGAGCTCGTGGAGCACGTGTTCCCGCTTCTCAACAAGGAACAGAATTCCGCCTTTCCCTGCCCGGAGTTCAGCTCCTTCTGCTACTGGCGAGACCCGATCCCCCAAGTGGACCTGGACGACCTGGCATGA